One genomic window of Biomphalaria glabrata chromosome 9, xgBioGlab47.1, whole genome shotgun sequence includes the following:
- the LOC129928116 gene encoding putative methyltransferase DDB_G0268948 — MGSSQSTTLDPKIKEIFSHRRLETDMEARSLYKGQQTAQHYAAHRPGYPPEMFDIIMSYHKQVKTSGHELAVDVCCGTGQSTIPLTKLFRQVVGADVSEDQLQNLPKDVPNLTSFVGLAEDLNMIETGTVDLVTIATGLHWVNVDKYCIVIAFICVCV, encoded by the exons ATGGGGTCTTCACAGTCAACAACTttagatcccaaaataaaag aAATATTTTCTCACCGTCGACTGGAAACAGATATGGAAGCACGATCTCTTTATAAAGGTCAACAAACGGCGCAACATTACGCTGCGCACAGGCCTGGCTACCCTCCAGAAATGTTCGATATCATTATGTCGTATCACAAGCAAGTCAAAACCAGCGGCCATGAACTGGCTGTGGATGTCTGCTGTGGTACCGGGCAGTCCACTATCCCCCTGACCAAGCTGTTTAGACAA GTAGTTGGTGCAGATGTAAGCGAGGACCAGTTACAAAACTTACCTAAAGATGTACCGAATTTAACTTCGTTTGTTGGTCTGGCTGAAGACTTGAATATGATAGAAACTGGAACTGTTGACCTGGTCACTATCGCTACTGGACTTCACTGGGTCAACGTTGACAAGTATTGCATTGTTATAgcgtttatatgtgtgtgtgtgtga